The following nucleotide sequence is from Clostridia bacterium.
ACGAACATTCCGACGAAGATCATCATCACGCTCGCCGCGACCGAATAACGAAGCAGTCTCGTCGTCCGCGCGTTCGCTTCCGTATACGCCGTATCTTTGAGTTCAATGCGGCTTGTAACGGCATACAAACGATCTTGCTTATGATCCGCAAGCGCGTCGTAAAAACAGGCTTCCTCGCTATACTCACCCGCAAACGTTCCTTGATTGTACTCGCTGAGGTCTTCAAGATCCTTCGGCTTCCCGATCATGAGGAAATAAGTGTTGCGCGCCGCTTGCGCCCGCTCCCGATACTCTCGGACTTCTTCCTCGGATAAGGTCGGCGTCTTATCCCAAAAAGCCTCTCGATATTCCGCGAGAGATCCCCAGACGATAGCCCCGCCGATCATAAGAAGCAAAAACGCGATCGAAATCGCAAGGACCTTCGGGCTGTGCAAAAGCTTTTTTATTCCGAATTTCAAAACGCCCGAAATCTTCATATCTCCTGCCTCCTCGCGCTTCTTACGCAAAGCAGCGCCCATCCCGCCGCCGCAAGCGCGTCTACGCCGCAATACATCCCGCTCTGCCACGAGAAGCCCGGATCGGGATCGAAAAAGACGCGGAAAACGGGAAGCAACGACAAGATCAAAGACCGATCCTCTTCGCGCAGCCCGCCGATATTGACCTTTTGAAAGACGAATTCCGCGATGGCAAGCCCGAGGATCAACACGGAAGAGATCCCGAGAGCCGCCGCCATACTTTTCGCCCGAATCGTCAGAAACGCCGAAGCCGAGGACGCGAAAAGAGAGAGCAGAAAAAGCGCAAGCGCCTTCGCAAAGAAGGCTTCCGCGACTCGGATCACGCCGACGCCGCTCGGAGAGGCGAGCAGTAACCGATACCCGAAATACCGCGCGCCGAAGATGATCCCCGCCGAAAGCCAAAGAAGAAACAACGCGGTTTCGACCGTCAGCAAAAACAGATACTTCCCGAAAAAGACGCTTTTTCGATCGACGCCCGCCACCAAAAAATTCTTTACGCAACCGTTTGCGAATTCTCTGAAAAGCCAAGCGCCCAAAAAGACGCAAATGAACAAAAAGACGATCCCCGTCCCTTGCGCGATGATCCAAAACGACCAAAGGTTCGTCTGTTTCAACCCGTAACTGAATCGGGCGGGCATCGCCGCGTATACGTCGTAATAATCCGCTTTGCTCTGCAATTTGACGCGCTCATACAGCGCGATATACGGATCGTATTGCTCCGTCAAGCCTTGTTCTCTCTGCTCCAACCGCCGCTCATAGTCGCTTTGCGTGTAAATATATTTCCCATCATACGAATCCGTTTGCAGGGAGGGAGACGCCAAGAAAAAGACGTACGCCGACAGCAAAAACAGGACGAAGACCGCCAACACGATAAAGACCGTGCGGCTCCCGAGCAACCGTTTTGCCTCCGCTCGGTACATTCTTTGCGTCGCGTTCATTGAGAATCCCCCGCGCCGGTGACCTTTTCGAGGAAGAGTTCTTCAAGGGAATCGACCGAAGAAAGATCTTCGCAAACGTAGCGAACGACGCCCTCGTCGATAATCACGACGCTGTCGCAGATCTTTTCAAGCTCCGCGATGATATGCCCCGAGATCAAGACGGCGACGCCTTCCGAGGCGAGTTTCTTTATGATCTCCTCAAACAAGCGAACGCTGACCGGATCGATCCCATTAAACGGTTCGTCCAAGATCAAGACTTTCGGATGATTCAAAAGCGCGTACGCGAAATACAGACGTTGCTTCATTCCGAGCGAATACTTCGAATAACGGACGTTCGCGCTTTTCGCGAGTCCGACCGTCTTCAACGCCTCTCGGATCTCGGCGGGGCCGACGCCCCCGAAGAGTTCTCCGAGGACGGAGAGATTCTTCGCGCCCGACAGTTCGCCGTAAAACGCGGGAGATTCGATCATACATCCGATCGCGGCGCTTCCCTTTCCGGTGATTTCCTCGCCGTTTAGGAAGACCTGCCCTTCGGAAGGGATCGAAAGCCCGCAGATTATTTTCATAAGAGTGCTTTTCCCCGCGCCGTTCAGCCCGAGAAGTCCGCAAATGCGCCCGGGAGCGAGCGACATACTTACGTCTTCGAGAGCGACTTTTTCTTTGAAAAATTTGGACACGTTTTTGATTTCCAGCATAGGATCCTCCCTCGCGATTCCGCGCACGTTGATTATAGCACGAATAATCAAGAAAAGGAAACCTTTTTTGTAAATAAAATATATCTTGTCGGCTTCGCCGCCGCACCGCCCCCGCGATTTCGCTTGATATCCCCTCTTTCGCGCGGTATAATTAGGGAAGAAAAAAACTTGGGGGCATTATGAACGTTATTATCAGCGTTATCGGAAAAGATCGAATCGGAATCATTCGCGACGTTTCCGCGTTTCTCGCGGATCTGAACATCAACATCGTGGATATCTCGCAAACCCTTATGGGCGAATATTTTACGATGATCATGCGCGCGAACCTCGAAAAGAGCGATATGCCGATCGACAAACTCATCAAAGCGCTTCGCGAAAAAGGCGAAAGCGTCGGCTTGGACATCAATCTCCGCAGCGAAGACATCTTCAACGCGATGCATAGGATCTGATTATGATTACGGATAAAGAAATATTCGAAACGGTCGGAATGGTCCGCTCGCAGCATTTGGACGTCCGCTGCATCACGATGGGCATCTCTCTTTTCGACTGCATTTCTTCGGATAAAGAAGAGACGGCGCGCCGCGTGTACGACAAGATCGCGACCTACGCGAAAGACATCGTGGACGTAGGCAACAAGATCGCGACGATGTACGGCGTCCCCGTCGTCAACAAGCGCGTCTCCGTGACGCCCGCGAGCCTCATCGGCGCATCGAGCGGCGGCTACCTCGAAATCGCCCGCGCGATGGATAAAGCCGCGGCGGAGACCGGAATCGATTTCATCGGGGGCTACACCGCCCTCGTCCAAAAAGGCGCGACCGAAAAGGAAAACGCCTTCCTTTCGACGATCCCCAAAGCCCTCGCCACGACGAAAAAAGTCTGCTCGTCCGTCA
It contains:
- a CDS encoding ABC transporter permease, whose product is MNATQRMYRAEAKRLLGSRTVFIVLAVFVLFLLSAYVFFLASPSLQTDSYDGKYIYTQSDYERRLEQREQGLTEQYDPYIALYERVKLQSKADYYDVYAAMPARFSYGLKQTNLWSFWIIAQGTGIVFLFICVFLGAWLFREFANGCVKNFLVAGVDRKSVFFGKYLFLLTVETALFLLWLSAGIIFGARYFGYRLLLASPSGVGVIRVAEAFFAKALALFLLSLFASSASAFLTIRAKSMAAALGISSVLILGLAIAEFVFQKVNIGGLREEDRSLILSLLPVFRVFFDPDPGFSWQSGMYCGVDALAAAGWALLCVRSARRQEI
- a CDS encoding ATP-binding cassette domain-containing protein yields the protein MLEIKNVSKFFKEKVALEDVSMSLAPGRICGLLGLNGAGKSTLMKIICGLSIPSEGQVFLNGEEITGKGSAAIGCMIESPAFYGELSGAKNLSVLGELFGGVGPAEIREALKTVGLAKSANVRYSKYSLGMKQRLYFAYALLNHPKVLILDEPFNGIDPVSVRLFEEIIKKLASEGVAVLISGHIIAELEKICDSVVIIDEGVVRYVCEDLSSVDSLEELFLEKVTGAGDSQ
- a CDS encoding ACT domain-containing protein, translated to MNVIISVIGKDRIGIIRDVSAFLADLNINIVDISQTLMGEYFTMIMRANLEKSDMPIDKLIKALREKGESVGLDINLRSEDIFNAMHRI